Part of the Tetragenococcus koreensis genome, TAATCTCTTTTTTAGAGGGCAACGCTAATGCAGCATGGATTTACTGTTTTACCATTGCTGCTTTTTCCACAAGCGTTATAAGCCAAAAAAATATCATGCTAAAGGGGCATAAATATGGCTGATTTTTGGCAAATATTTATAGACAGTGGGCTTGGCCATATTTTAACTTTTGCAGGCGTACTTGTCACAGGCTGGCAAGGCCCAAAGGTCGTGGCCAAAATACAAGGTAAAAACAAGGTAGACGAAATCAAAACAGAGGGCGATAGTAAAGCGGAAGAGCTTTATGTAAATCATATTGGCGAGGTTATCAAAGAGTATCGTGACCAAGTTCAAGGGTTTAAACAAGAGTTAGAAAAAGTTAAAGAAGAATTTAAACAATTTCGCGAAGAACATGAAAAAGAAGTAAATGACTATAAGCAACAAATTAGCTTCATGAAAATTGAAATAGAGAAGAAAGACACCCGCATCCAAGAACTAGAAGAAGAAAACGAAACAATGAAAATTGAAATTCATCATTTGAGAGGGGGTGACAAGTGATGGAAGTGTTACAAGAACAATTGATTGCTATTGTTGGCACGCTGTTAACAGTTGTTGTAGGTTATGCCGTGAAGCAACTTAAAAACTTTTTGGATCGCAAAGGCATTACTGAAAGGTTAGAACAGTATGAAAAATCTGCACGAATTGCCGTAGAAGCAGTTGAGAAAATCGCTGAAAATGAGCATATTCCGGATAAATTTCAGGAAGCTAAAAAGCGAGTTGTTAGAGATTTAAAAAAATACGGCATTGAAATTTCTGATGACGATTTAAAGTATTTTATCGAATCGGCAGTTGAAGGTTTGAGAAAAGGAGTAGCTGAGTAAGCTACTTTTTTTAGTTAGGAGGAACACATTTGAAAAAGATCAAAACTTTACTTATGACAGCGATTGTTGTTGTCATGACCTTTGCACCCATTGTGGTCGCTGGAGCTTACTCCATTGATACCACGTACAATAAAATGAGGTCATCGCAACGGACGAATAATAATTACATCATCTTACACGAAACGGGTGGTGTCGCACCAGCAATCAATAACGCACAGTATTTCAACCGCGAATGGCGCAACGCCGGAACATACTCTAGTCATGTCGTTGGAGACGGGGGCAAGGTTTATCAAATCTCGCCAGAAGGTTATGTACAATGGGCCGCAGGTAGTTATGCAAATGCTAACTCGCCTGTACAAATTGAGTTAGCTAGAACTAATGATAAAGCTACCTTTGAAAAGGACTATAAAGCTTATATCAATCTAGCACGTGACAAAGCTAAGAAATACAATATCCCTTTGACACTAGATTCCGCCGGTCGTGGGATTAAATCTCACTTGTGGGTTACACAAAATTTCTGGGGAGATCACACAGACCCTTATGGCTACTTAGCACAGTACGGCATCAGTAAGGCAGACTTAGCCCAAGACTTGCGCAATGGTGTAGATGATACATCAGATGTAGATGCAGATAAACAATCTCCAAGACCCGGAAACAAAGCCCCAACGCCAGATAAAAGTAGTGGTTTTCACGCTGAAAAAGCGACGTTTACTAATGGCGATACAGCCATCAGAGTACGCTCAGGCGTTCCAGGATTAAATGCACCTCGTGCAGGTATGTTGCCAGCTGGAGCTAAAGTTAATTATCAAGGTTGGGTTGCTAAAGATGGCTACACTTGGGTACGTTATACAGGTAGTAGTGGCAATACGTTATACTTGCCCGTACGCCACAATGGCACACCTTACGGTACGTTTGGCAATGGTAAGCAAGCGAGCCAGCCTTCAGCAAACAAAATTGCAGAAGATGGACAGTGGGGAAGCTCAACCACACGCAGGCTCCAACAATATCTAGGCACTAGCCAAGACGGCGTAATCAGCGGTCAAGTTCGCACCAGTGCGAATGCTAATGTTTACAGTGCTCAATGGGGCAATTCAGGGTCTAACGTCATCCGTGCACTACAAGCAAAACTAGGCTTGCCGCAAGATGGCAACTTAGGTCCTGCGACCGTACGTGCTTTACAAGCTCATTTAGGAACGACGCAAGACGGGCAAATTAGCCCACGCAGCAATGTTGTTAAGGCTATGCAACACGCATTGAACAACGGTACTTTTTAAACATTAAAAAATAATTTCGTTTGATTAACTACTAAAGCCCTCGCGTTTGCGGGGGCTTTTTTTATGCTTTTTAATCCACGCTCTCATGAAAAGAGCTACAAAAAAGGAAACAAAAAAATGATTTCAATCCGCACGAGCAATACGCTCATGATAGCGCTATTATAACACTATCTTTTAAGCCTGTCACGACTTTTTCTAATTCGCTGTGCATTTTCGGACAGCTGATCACCGTAGATCGCCTTTTCGTACGGCAAGTAAGAGTTTACTGCCGCTCGTGACATTTTAAGCTTGTCCTCAATCTCTTTGCTGGTTAGTCCTTGTGCGTGTAAATTAGCGATTTTATCTGCTAGCGGTGTTGAGTAAACGCCCTTAGTAATCAATAGCTTACGCACTTTTTGCTCACTGATATGGTGTATTTTAGCCGTCTCTTTAAGCGAGCCTGTCTTTTTATAAGTGTTGGCTACCTTGTCAATCAGATGGCTGGTAACAGACTTTTGCCGCTGGTCGCTATAAGGCTCATCTTTATCGATGACCCAATTACGACCAATTTTTTGCGCAGTGGTAAATCCACCACGCAAAACTTTTTGTCTTATAGTATCAGGAGTAACGCCGTGTAATTCGGCGTACTCCCTTAGGCTTATGAGTGTCATTTTAACACCTCTTTAAATTCGACTTTTCCATTGACGATTTTTGCTAACGTCCTTTTAGTGTCAGGCTCTTTTATTTTGACCGTGTGTTCAAACGGACGGTGTCTCAAGAATTCTTCATAATCATCGACCTCGGCCGTGATCATTTCTTCCAAGGATGAACGGTATTTATAACCACGCTCTTCCTCGTTAACTTTGTCATTCCTTACTATTAAAAACTTAACTAGTGACTTCATTTAAATTCCCTCTTTCATTTTTATTATGTATCTCCCTTACATCTATTATAATACTACGATAAAGTAGTAATGTCAATAATTTAATGCAAAGAATTTTGTATAATAAGGCAAAAAATACCGATCTTTTCAGACCGGCACATTTTATATAAAATAGGGCAAAAAAAGGGCAGATATTCTATAATGTTGTAAAATAACCGTATATAAATTATCTAAAAAGGCTTTAAAAAAAGGCTGTTTTGTAGTATTTTATAAGAATACACAATTGCTACATCTCACTATGATAACGATAAATTAGATTAATGACGAAAGGGGAAACAAAGTGAAGCTGTATTTTACTAGACACGGTAAAACAGAATGGAATGAGCAACGTCGCTTTCAAGGAATGAATGGTGATTCGCCATTATTATCCTCAAGTTTTGCTCAAATTCGTGCGCTAGGGCGCCACTTGCAAGATGTTCCCTTTGCTGCCGTTTATTCCAGTCCTTCTCAGCGTGCAAGACAAACTGCTCAAGGAATTGTTAGCCAGTGGCAAAATCAGATACCCATTTATTATGACGCAAGCTTAAAAGAAATGGGCTATGGAAAATTAGAAGGTAAAAGCATCGATCAAATGCAAGAAAAATATGGGAAGACATTAACCAATATGCGCCATCATTTAGATCTTTATGACGCTTCTGTGTTTAATGGAGAAACAGTAGCTGCAATGCTTGAACGGATGGTCAAAACAATTACCCATACCTCAGAACAATATGATGCTCCGGTACTTTTTGTGGGGCATGGAACTTCACTGACAGCAGCCATTCAATTTTTAGCAGGCAAAGATCTCCCTGATTTGCGCAAGATGGGTGGTTTGAGAAATAATAGCTTATCTATTTTAGAAACAAAAGGTAAAAAGAACCCTTACGAATTAACACTGTGGAATGATACCAGTTTTTTGCCATAAGCTAGTTATGCTAAACGAAAGGAGCGAATTGTCCATTGTCAGAAGAAAGTTATATTGTCGGCAAAGTTGCGGCGATTTTTTTCAAAAATCCTAATAATTTTTATAAAGTACTTTTAGTCAAGATTAGCGAAACGAACATGGATTACAACGAGAAAGAAATCGTGGTTACGGGGAGCTTTGGCAATGTTCAAGAAGAAGAACTTTATCGTTTTTTAGGTGAGCGGGTTGTTCATCCGAAATATGGCGAACAGTTCAAAGCGAATTCTTATCAAAAAGAACAACCAACTTCTGAAAATGGCCTAATTCAATTTCTTTCTAGTGAAAAATTTCCGGGTGTTGGGAAGAAGACAGCAGAAAAAATCGTTGCCCTTTTAGGTGAAGAAGCTATTGATAAGATTTTAGATGACCCTACGCTGCTTGAGCAAATTTCAGGATTAACTAAGAAAAAGCGGGAGATGTTACTTGATACAATTCGTTTAAATTATGGTATGGATAAAATGATTGTTGGCTTAAATCGTTATGGTTTTGGTAGCCAATTAGCTTTTGCTATCTATCAGACTTATAAAAATGATACCTTGGAAGTTATTGAAGAAAATCCTTATCAACTTGTTGAAGATATTGAAGGAATTGGTTTTAAAAAAGCGGATAACATTGCAGAGCAGTTGGGTATTGACGCTACCTCGAATAAAAGAATTCGAGCAGCTATCTTACACCAGATCTTACAACAATCAATGGAAACAGGGAATACCTACATTGCGGCAAAGGATTTATTAGAACAAGTTTTACATATGTTAGAAAATAGTCGTCCAGTTGAGATTGATCCAGAAAAAGTTGCTAATGGCGTGATTGAGTTAGTAGAAGAAGGCAAAATTCAACAAGAAAAAACAGATCTTTATGAAAACAGCTTGTATTTTGCTGAGTGGGGGATTGCCTCAACAATTCAACGTTTATTACAAAGAAAAAAAGAAATTACTTATTCAGAAAATAAAATTGACAAAAATTTGCGAAAACTAGAAAAGCGTTTAGGGATTGTCTATGGAAATTCGCAAGAAGAAGCGATTAAAGAAGCGATTCGTGCACCATTGTTTATCTTAACTGGTGGGCCAGGGACAGGGAAAACGACGGTTATCAGCGGCATTGTACAATTATTTGCTGAACTAAATGATATTGACTTGGACCCTAGTCAATACTCCGAAGAAACCTTTCCGATTTTATTAGCAGCGCCAACCGGGCGTGCGGCTAAACGTATGAATGAAACGACCGGACTACCAAGCAGTACAATTCATCGATTACTAGGCTTAAATGGACGGGAAAATAAGGCCAAGAATACTGCTCCTAAAGAACTTGAGGGTGGGCTTTTAATCGTCGATGAAATGTCAATGGTAGACACATGGCTTGCCAATACGTTATTTAAAGCTATTCCTGACAATATGCAGGTAATTTTTGTAGGGGATAAAGATCAACTGCCTTCGGTAGGTCCTGGACAAGTTCTGCACGATTTATTGGAGATTCCTGAAATCCCGCAAAAAGAACTAACCGAGATTTATCGTCAAGGAGATGGTTCGAGTATCATTCCTTTAGCGCATGAAATTAAAAACGGCCAATTGCCTAATGACTTTATGCAAAACCAAAAGGATCGTTCTTATTTTGCTTGCCAAGTACAACAAATTGAGCCTTTGATTTCTAAAGTGGCTTTAAAAGCTAAACAAAAAGGGTTTACACCACAAGATATTCAAGTTTTAGCCCCTATGTATAAAGGACCTGCTGGTATTAACGCGTTAAATAAAATGATGCAAGAAATTTTTAATTCAAATGCGGATGGGACAAAAAAAGAGGTTATCTTTAATGATACTGCCTATCGTATCGGTGACAAGGTACTTCAACTAGTTAATTCACCAGAAGACAATGTATTTAATGGTGATATGGGAGAAATTACCGGCATCATTTATGCGAAAGATTCAGAAGATAAGGTTGATCAACTAGTCATTGCCTTTGATGCAAATGAAGTGATCTATAAACGTAATGAATGGAATAAAATTACATTGTCTTATTGTTGTTCGATCCATAAGGCGCAGGGCAGTGAATTTAAAATGGTCATTTTACCGATGGTCAATCAATTTTCCCGTATGCTACAGCGTAATTTACTTTATACAGCTGTAACTAGAAGTAAAGAGATGTTGATTTTGTTGGGCGAAACTTCTGCTTACGAACGCTGTGTTGAGCAAGTTTCAACGTTACGCTTGACGGCGTTAAAAGAAAGAATTGCTAGAATTGATTCAATCTCACCGTCCATGAGGTTAAAAATCTTAACTTATGAAAATGAACAAGAAGAAGCGCCATTTGAAAATGATCGTGTTCAAAGAAAAAGTAAAACTAAAAGTGAACAAAACTCCACGTCAAACAAAGCAGCTGTTTCTGATTTGTTTGACGTGGAGACTGAGGATGTTGCCCCTATGACGTCTACACAATTAACAGAAGAGTTAATTAATGCAAAAGAAATTGACCCTATGATTGGTATGGGAGAACTTAAGCCTTATGACTTTCAAACAACTGAAAAGTAAGCAATAAAAAAGTTTCCAGCAAACCTCCTTTTGACAGGCAGGTTTGCTGGAAACTTTTTTTATATTTGTTTTGCAAAATTTAAATTTTCATTGATAAAATACATTACTGGTGCTGAAATACTCATAATGATTAGTTCACTTAAAGCCGTTGTTAGGTAAGTGAACCAGAAAGGAAGTTCAGCAGTTAATGTGAGCATTAAGGCGATTAGGAACATACTAACGGTAAAGAACAAAACATTCAAAACTAAGCGAGCTTTGATATTTGGTATTTTCTTTTCCAATGCAGCGGTTAATAGTAATGCCAGTAGTGTTTGTGCGCCACCAAAGACAACATCCAATGGCCCTTCGCCAAACAATAAGTTAAAAACCAACACACCGCCAAATACTCCCCACAGCATCTTTCTATTAAATACTACCAGGTGATTTAAACTTTCTGATAAACGAAATTGGATCGCTCCAGAAGACAATGGTGAGATAAAACTTAATGCGACATAAAGCGCAACAATAATTGCATTGACGGTAATGACTTTTACCTTCTTATTTGTCATGTAAATCCTTCTTTCTCCAAGTTTTGTTTACGCAGGATGGTTGATGAACTGCAAAAATTTTTAAATCTACAAAAACAAGTTAGAGACTTGCATGCTAAGAAAACACAAAAACGAAAGAAGCCCAGATGCTTAGCTAGCTTTCGAGTAAGCAGGTGCTTCTTTTTGATGGTTATCTATGGGCACAACTTTTTGTTCTTCCTCTTTATGAGGTTTCTTCTTTTTCTTTATTAAAAATACGAAAAACAATAAACTGTAACTAACCAATAGTGTTGCTTGTGTCCCTAAAAAAATCTGTTTAATGATTGAAGGTAGCTCCAGCCCAAAAATTGTCTGCAATGTAAACTGGAGGCCCATCAATACGGTAGAAAAACCAATTAAATGGTAATACTTCATATCAATTCTCCTCTTAATGATAAAGTATAACAAAGATTTAAAAAAATAGTAACTATTTTCCGTTAAAATCTTACTTTTTATATTGAAAACGGTTGCATTTTGTTTGAAAATATGGTATAAAGTAAGTGTAAGGAGACATAAGAATTCCCAGTAATGCAGACGAAGAAGGCGCTGCGAGAAAAGAATTGTTGTGAATCTTAAATGAACGAAAAAGGATGTGGGAATTTGAGTTACTCCTTACTAATTGAATAGGAATCCGATGAGTGTATGAGCATAAGATTGAAGTGGACACACGAACCTTCAATGCTATGTTAGAACAACTATTTCAAGAACTTTGAAGAGCTTTCTCAAAAATTCATTCTCATCGGATTCTATTTTTTTGTCCTTTTTTTTAAGACAGACATGGTATAATGATAAAAAACTTTGGAGAAAAAACTTTTGAAATTTCATTATTATCTTTTGATTAATCCTATAGCCGGTGGTGGCAATGGTAAAAAAATAGGCCATCAAATCAGCACATTGATGGAACAAAAACAACTTAAGTTTACAATTTTAGAAACGAAGTATCGCCTACATGAAGCAAAACTCATAAGTGAACTGAGTTCTACTGTTTTGTCTTCTTGGAATGTACAAGCCAAAAAAGCAAAAGGTTTTTTTCCTTTACTTGTAGTTATCGGAGGAGATGGCACACTTCATCAGGTTATCAATCATGTTTCAGATCAGATTCCTGTTGCCTATATTCCAGCAGGATCAGGAAACGATTTTGCTAGAAGTTTGGGCGTTTTACAACCGCCTCAACAATTGTTGGAAAAGATCCTGCAAACCACAGCCCCGCGTAAAATTAATATATTGTCTTGTTATGATCACACCACTGATACTCATAGCCTGTGTGTTAATAATGTGGGGATTGGATTAGACGCTGCTATTGTACATACAACCAATCATTCAACAGCCAAACAGCAACTATACAAATACAAGATGGGTTCGCTATCTTATATCCGCGCTGCTTTGCGTGCACTATTCAAGCAGAAAGGTTTTCCTATTACAATTGAGTGTAACAATCAAAGTTACTATTTTAAGCGGGAATTTTTATGTACAGCAACAAACCATCCCTATTTTGGCGGAGGTATCAAAATTGCTCCTATGGCTAATATATACGAGGCACAAGTTGACCTAGTGGTGGTAGAGAGACTGCCGATCTTTAAAATTTTTTACTTAATTCTATTACTTCTATTACAAAAACATACTAAATCAAAATATTTTCATCATTTTAAAGCGCAAACGATCCATCTGAGCTCTTCTACTAAACAGTTTCTGCAAAAAGATGGCGAAGATTTTGACAAAGCTTCTTATGATTTCATTCTTTCGTCTAGCGAACAGCTTTTCTGGCTTTAATTACTTGTCTAAATAAATTGCTGTTATCTCATTTTATCTATAAAAAATTCCAGCTGGATTTCCTATAAAAGGGGAATTCAGCTGGAAAAATTTTTTAAGCATGGTCTGCTAGGTTTTCAATTTCCACTACTTTAAAATCT contains:
- a CDS encoding ATP-dependent RecD-like DNA helicase; translation: MSEESYIVGKVAAIFFKNPNNFYKVLLVKISETNMDYNEKEIVVTGSFGNVQEEELYRFLGERVVHPKYGEQFKANSYQKEQPTSENGLIQFLSSEKFPGVGKKTAEKIVALLGEEAIDKILDDPTLLEQISGLTKKKREMLLDTIRLNYGMDKMIVGLNRYGFGSQLAFAIYQTYKNDTLEVIEENPYQLVEDIEGIGFKKADNIAEQLGIDATSNKRIRAAILHQILQQSMETGNTYIAAKDLLEQVLHMLENSRPVEIDPEKVANGVIELVEEGKIQQEKTDLYENSLYFAEWGIASTIQRLLQRKKEITYSENKIDKNLRKLEKRLGIVYGNSQEEAIKEAIRAPLFILTGGPGTGKTTVISGIVQLFAELNDIDLDPSQYSEETFPILLAAPTGRAAKRMNETTGLPSSTIHRLLGLNGRENKAKNTAPKELEGGLLIVDEMSMVDTWLANTLFKAIPDNMQVIFVGDKDQLPSVGPGQVLHDLLEIPEIPQKELTEIYRQGDGSSIIPLAHEIKNGQLPNDFMQNQKDRSYFACQVQQIEPLISKVALKAKQKGFTPQDIQVLAPMYKGPAGINALNKMMQEIFNSNADGTKKEVIFNDTAYRIGDKVLQLVNSPEDNVFNGDMGEITGIIYAKDSEDKVDQLVIAFDANEVIYKRNEWNKITLSYCCSIHKAQGSEFKMVILPMVNQFSRMLQRNLLYTAVTRSKEMLILLGETSAYERCVEQVSTLRLTALKERIARIDSISPSMRLKILTYENEQEEAPFENDRVQRKSKTKSEQNSTSNKAAVSDLFDVETEDVAPMTSTQLTEELINAKEIDPMIGMGELKPYDFQTTEK
- a CDS encoding histidine phosphatase family protein, encoding MKLYFTRHGKTEWNEQRRFQGMNGDSPLLSSSFAQIRALGRHLQDVPFAAVYSSPSQRARQTAQGIVSQWQNQIPIYYDASLKEMGYGKLEGKSIDQMQEKYGKTLTNMRHHLDLYDASVFNGETVAAMLERMVKTITHTSEQYDAPVLFVGHGTSLTAAIQFLAGKDLPDLRKMGGLRNNSLSILETKGKKNPYELTLWNDTSFLP
- a CDS encoding phage holin, which codes for MEVLQEQLIAIVGTLLTVVVGYAVKQLKNFLDRKGITERLEQYEKSARIAVEAVEKIAENEHIPDKFQEAKKRVVRDLKKYGIEISDDDLKYFIESAVEGLRKGVAE
- a CDS encoding N-acetylmuramoyl-L-alanine amidase → MKKIKTLLMTAIVVVMTFAPIVVAGAYSIDTTYNKMRSSQRTNNNYIILHETGGVAPAINNAQYFNREWRNAGTYSSHVVGDGGKVYQISPEGYVQWAAGSYANANSPVQIELARTNDKATFEKDYKAYINLARDKAKKYNIPLTLDSAGRGIKSHLWVTQNFWGDHTDPYGYLAQYGISKADLAQDLRNGVDDTSDVDADKQSPRPGNKAPTPDKSSGFHAEKATFTNGDTAIRVRSGVPGLNAPRAGMLPAGAKVNYQGWVAKDGYTWVRYTGSSGNTLYLPVRHNGTPYGTFGNGKQASQPSANKIAEDGQWGSSTTRRLQQYLGTSQDGVISGQVRTSANANVYSAQWGNSGSNVIRALQAKLGLPQDGNLGPATVRALQAHLGTTQDGQISPRSNVVKAMQHALNNGTF
- a CDS encoding diacylglycerol/lipid kinase family protein, with the protein product MKFHYYLLINPIAGGGNGKKIGHQISTLMEQKQLKFTILETKYRLHEAKLISELSSTVLSSWNVQAKKAKGFFPLLVVIGGDGTLHQVINHVSDQIPVAYIPAGSGNDFARSLGVLQPPQQLLEKILQTTAPRKINILSCYDHTTDTHSLCVNNVGIGLDAAIVHTTNHSTAKQQLYKYKMGSLSYIRAALRALFKQKGFPITIECNNQSYYFKREFLCTATNHPYFGGGIKIAPMANIYEAQVDLVVVERLPIFKIFYLILLLLLQKHTKSKYFHHFKAQTIHLSSSTKQFLQKDGEDFDKASYDFILSSSEQLFWL
- a CDS encoding QueT transporter family protein, whose translation is MTNKKVKVITVNAIIVALYVALSFISPLSSGAIQFRLSESLNHLVVFNRKMLWGVFGGVLVFNLLFGEGPLDVVFGGAQTLLALLLTAALEKKIPNIKARLVLNVLFFTVSMFLIALMLTLTAELPFWFTYLTTALSELIIMSISAPVMYFINENLNFAKQI